A portion of the Streptomyces platensis genome contains these proteins:
- the gntA gene encoding guanitoxin biosynthesis heme-dependent pre-guanitoxin N-hydroxylase GntA, with protein MTVDVSAATEVGQFLLGDSFACLAGRSAWRQGGITHRHYTWFGDDTAAEQMAADLESYVASVDWAAKPFTSFVATFSGPLNVSEIEFEQLLWRQLQAVHDHDSRKHSWAEGYDPDPSSGAFAYSVAGHPFFVIGLHETHSRVGRRPPFPMLAFNSHHQFDRIKAAGLWDRLAEKIRKQDIELQGTINPNLLEYEKLSEARRYSGRPKPADWACPFSARG; from the coding sequence ATGACGGTTGATGTCTCCGCCGCCACTGAAGTCGGGCAGTTCCTGCTCGGCGACTCCTTTGCTTGCCTGGCCGGCCGTTCAGCATGGCGCCAGGGTGGCATCACCCATCGCCATTACACCTGGTTCGGCGATGACACCGCGGCTGAGCAGATGGCGGCGGATCTGGAGTCCTATGTGGCGTCGGTGGACTGGGCCGCGAAACCCTTCACGAGCTTCGTGGCGACCTTCTCGGGCCCGCTGAACGTGTCGGAGATCGAGTTCGAGCAGCTGCTGTGGCGGCAGCTCCAGGCGGTGCACGACCACGACAGCCGTAAGCACTCCTGGGCCGAGGGCTATGACCCCGACCCGTCGTCGGGCGCCTTCGCGTACAGCGTCGCCGGGCACCCGTTCTTCGTGATCGGGCTGCACGAAACGCACAGCCGCGTCGGCCGCCGCCCGCCGTTCCCGATGCTCGCGTTCAACTCTCACCACCAGTTCGACCGGATAAAGGCCGCCGGGCTCTGGGACCGGCTGGCCGAGAAGATCCGCAAGCAGGACATCGAGCTTCAGGGCACCATCAATCCCAATCTCCTGGAGTACGAGAAGCTCTCCGAGGCCCGGCGCTACTCGGGCCGCCCCAAGCCGGCCGACTGGGCCTGCCCCTTCTCCGCCCGGGGCTGA